From the Malassezia vespertilionis chromosome 5, complete sequence genome, the window ggagcgcgaggatcGTGtcctgctcctcggcaTTGTAGATGCCGTCGAGGTGCTTCTGCAGCTTCTGTCCAATGAGTGGCGTAGCCTCTTTACGGCGGCGGGCGTGGCCGACAGGGTAGTCGATCGCGACCTCCTCGATGACGGTGCCGTCGTTGAGCTCGAGCGAAACAGCGTTACCAATGGAGCGCTTGTCCGCCTCGAGGTACTCCTTCGAGTAGCGAGGCTCCTCCTCTACGACCGTCTTCTGACGGAGCGCATCAATGCGCGGGTCGGAGGCGAACTCGTCCGTGTAGTCACCAGACTCGAGGCTGCCCTTGATCAGAGGCACGGCAACCATGTACTGAATGCAGTGGTCACGGTCGGCGTAGTTGTTCAGCTTGCCTTGCTTGCTAATGATACGCACAGCAGCCTCCTGCGTGCGGATCTTGACCGTCTTGATGTCATCGGACGTCTTGCCGCGGCtctgcagctgcttgtaCAGCTCCTTGGCGGCCTCCACGGCAGTTTGCGCGTGGAACTCTGCGGGAGCAAGCTTGAACAAGACATTTTCCATCACGTAGCAGCCGTAGTCACGGTCAAACTCAAACGGCTTGCCCTTGAAGAGCACGTCGTAAAAGCCCCACGTAGGCGCAGTCAACACCGAGTTGTAGccctgctcgccgcgctggacaagcaATGCAAGGTTCACGGCACGCGAGCACGCATCACCAGCAGCCCACGACTTGCGCGAACCAGCGTTGGGGGCGTGGCGGTAGGTGCGGAGCGACTGGCCGTCCACAAATGCCTGCGAGATCGCGTCCATGGTCTGTTCGCGGTTCAGGCCAATCATCTTGGAGACAACGGCAGTGCTCGCAACCTTGACAAGCACGACGTGGTCGAGACCCACACGGTTGAAGCTGTTCTGCACGGCAATCACACCCTGGATCTCGTGGGCTTTGACCGAGGCGGTGAGCACGTCGCGGACAGTGAGCGGCTTGCTGCCGTTCGCCTCATTCGTACGCGAGATCCAGTCAGCGACAGAGATGATCGAACCGAGGTTGTCGGAGGGGTGGCCCCACTCGGCAGCGAGCCATGTGTCGTTAAAGTCGAGCCAGCGGATAAGGGCGCCATTGTTCAGCGCCGCCCGCACGGGGTCGAGCACGTAGTCGGTACCAATAACGCGCGATCCGTGGGGCACCGTGGTACCCTCCACGACGGGGCCGCAAAAGTTGGCAGCGGCAGGGAAGCGGAGCGCTTCGACACCGCAGCCCAAAGAgtcgaggaggacgagACGCGCAGTGTCGTACGCGGTCTCGGTGATCTGGTCGTAGTCATGGACATAGTTGGCAATGTCCTGGATCACCTTGTCAACAGGCGGGCGGGCGTTGTCCTCGCCTTTGCCGACAcctgcagcagcggccATGGTTCGGGTAGAGATTTGCGGgattgcagcggcgcgagcgatAGAAGGAGTGATACGGGCGGCAGGGAATGCACGAGAAGCACGGGTACTAAAGAGTGCACGATTCGATACTTGCGTACGAGAAGCACGCAAAACTGAGAGAGTGATTGGGCTCGTCATAGGCATCAAGTGCTAAGGTTGGattgcgcacgtcgccggAAGTGCCCGCAGTCACGTGAAAAGCGAAACGATACAATCGATGGCCAGCGCATCAGTCCCCAGTAAGgcttggcgtgcgcagcgtgggTATACCGTCGCGTAGCACTCTCTATGACATATAGTTGCTACGTCTACTGATCTGGAACGTTGCGAtcctcgccgtgctccTGCTTTTGTGCCAGTTTGCCACGTTGGGCAGCTAATTTCTTCttttcgcgccgcgcgcggttCTTGCAcgtcttgcgctcgtcggccTGTGCGTATttttgctgctgcgccacgtAGTCCGCTTGCTCTTTTTCCTATCGTCAGCCGCGCATCGTACGCACCCGTTCTGCATTCTCCTCCATAATCTGTATGCGATCAAACTCGCGCTCACGCATCTGCTTGTACACATGAAAATCGCCACTGCTCGCTCCCGCCGTGCTGCCGCTCACATTCTTCATAATCTCGCggggcgcacgcacgcttCTTTCCATATGCGCCTCGGGAACCTGGACAGGCTTGCTTGGATCCTGAAAAAGGCGGTCAAGTGTGCGCGCCTGTAAGCTCACAGGCGTCACACGCGGCTTCTTTGGCACCCGTGCACGCGCTCCATcgtccgcgtcgcgcgtcaTGATGGCGGCGGAGCAAGTGCACCACATCACGTGCACCAAAGCACACTTGGTCCCAAACACCAGCATGGTAGGTGCTCAAACGACGCTAAGTGCAGCCGTCCGAACGTGAcatccgcgcgcgcaactcCAAAtttgcaaagcgcgctcgCGAAACCCAAAACATCCGCGGTGCCGGTGGTGCGGCACGTGGGCTTGTGAACAAGTCggaggaagaagagcgcgaAGAGGCACCGCCCAAGCTTGTGCGCTACCTGTCTATCTTCTTCCTATGCGTCTTCGCCGGGGGCTGTGCGTATTTAAGTGTAGCTGACAAGAGTGCTTGTCGAGTTTCTCTCCAAGTTTATGCGCTTTTTTTAATAGCAGCGCTATTCTACAATACTACATGGGGAGCTCTGTATGccgtgccgcttgcgccctGCGCGTATCCCCCAGCGAGATATGGCGCAGGTCTTGCACTGCTTGCACGAGTGAAGAGCCCATCTTTTCGCCTGCATTGGCCATCTCTGAAAAAAAGTCCAGCATCGCCGAGCTGGTATCCTGTTTGGGTGCGTTAGGCTTCTCTGGCAGTGTCTCGCCCCAGTGAATTGGCCGCATCCAGTTCACGGCGGCGCCAGAATTTGGCAGTGCTCCACGAATGATATCTTCAAGCGGGTGCGAAATGCTCGGCGTGTCCTGTAAATCGATCAACGGCGCATCTTGACTGCGCGTCTCGGTCTGgtcgtgcgccgcgcggttCCGCACGGCTGGGCGCGAGATGATCGGTGCCcgttttgcagcgctgcccGCCTCGCCTGACTCTGCACTGCGTTGCGTATCCGCGAAGCCGTTTGCCCCGAATTTCCATACATTCGGGCGCCACGTATCCTCGTCATTGGGCGTATCTGCGGGGCGCGTTGCTCGCGCTTTGAGCTTGCCGGCAGGTTTAGGCGACTTGCCCTCTACGCGTCTTCGCTGCTGCAAACGTAGCAAATCGTCCAAGCCCGACTCGCCAGGGTCATCCAAATAGGTCGGCGCGCATCTCCCGAAAAAAGAGAGCATGTCGGGGTCGACGCTGGTACACTCGACCGGCGCACCCTTTACTTTTTGCTGCTCGTGTTCGGGGCCGCTCGGTAGTGCAAGTAGGTTgacacgccgcgccattTCCTCGCTGGGCGTCGAACGGTGCCTGCGTGGGACGACGGCCACCGTTTCCTCTTGCAGTGGGTGCAGCGAACCGtcagcacgccgctgcactACGCGAATATCCGCATTCGGCGGTTTCCATCGGCAGCTCTCCACAGGAATATACAGTTGTTCGCGcatttgcggcgcgtcgccggGCCATAACCGATTACTTCGGCGAACGATGGAGACGTCAGCACCGTACCGCAGCGCAATTCCTTCCAGCGTATCAAACGGAGCCACAGGGTGCACAAGAACACTCACTccgtgcgtgtgcagcggcgcatgctgctgTACTGCAtgtgcgacgctgccgacTTGGGCGGTTTGTTTGTGCGCGTGGTTTTGTGGCGCATGGACATAGGCGGGGCGCTGCGTACTTGGCCCAGCTTCTTTTAGGCCCAGCCAGTGCTCAAGCTTATCAAGCGTCTTGGTCGTGGACGATTTGCCGTAGTGCTTGGGGCTTTTGGCAGCAACACGCGCCGTCGGCGCTGTTTGTGCTTGAaagcgcggctcgtcgtCCAAAGCAAATACCGCATCGCCAGGCTGTGTCTTGGGGCAGAATGTGCGTCTATGCAGTGCGTTCGCGACTGTAGTTGGCGACAGCGccggcgtgcgctgtggAGCTTCCcccatggcgcagcaatgCAACGTCAGCGGCTGTGATTTCCGGACAAAAAGTGGAGGCaagatgcagcgcgtggTGCATGGCCCTGGTGTATAAAAAGCCACGCCGGCAGGAGGATGGGTTAATGGAGATGCTCTTAGCGCTGCCGCCTATGTATACAGTACCTTTTCTCTATGCAGCGCTACGAGCTGGGTGTAGGACTCCCCAGCAGCGTTCGGCTAGACCCTATAATGAGCTGGTGGAAAAGACCATTGGCAGACTcttcgctgcgcatgtGCAACATATACACAACGCCGGTAAGCCGTCCATTGTCAGAAAGCTCCACGGCAAGCCCCGTCTTTCCCACACGTTCTACAGCGTTCGTCAAGACAATGGTAGAAATGATCGTCTTCTTGTCGCTCCCAACAACAAGCTGGTTCTCTTTGGTATGTTGCAAATGATATAGGCGTAGTCGTGCATTCCCGAGCGCTTTCCATTGTGCATAGCTCTGCTTCAAAAATACCTTGCACCGCATTTGTGCACACAAATTGTACGCAGGACGCCGCTGCTTCTGGGCAGCAGAGGCGGGTGCTGGTTCATGATGCAGCCAATCTGGCGTTGCTTGGCGGCCGCCTTCTTGGAGTGTTTGAGAGGGTAATTTCGCGCCTACCATTGCATTCAAGCGCGGCTGGCTCATCGACCGCACCGGAGACTGCTGTGCATTGCTTGGTATACTCGGCTCCGAAGGGCGTCTTGCTTGTTCCGACATAATGGGAAACTTTTGCGAGAGTGGAGAATTGGTAATGCGCATAGACCGCACTTCTTCATCCAATGCGCCAAGTGGCTTCGGCACGACTGATGCAGTGGGCGACGCAGTTAATGGCGAGCCCAATGGCGATGCAACACGTATCTCAGGCGAGTCCATCCGCGACCGTGCCGGCATGCGGGGGAAAGAGTCGATTGAATTTAGCGAGCTTTCGCGGGTCAAATGGGCGCTGGGGAGTGATGGAGAACGCAAATCTGCGTCCTGTTCCACAAGCGACGAGCCGAGCAGCTGTTCGTTGGCTGTTACATTGGGCACAAGGAGCGGCGGAAGTCGCTGTGgcatgcgtgcagcgtTGCTAGTGAGCGAGCCGCCGCTCATGTCGGCAGGCGATGgcatgctctgcatcgGCAAAGGCAGGGAAAGCGTGCGGTTTGGTTCGTCGGGCACTGTGTTCGGCTGCGAAGCGCGTTCAAGAGCGGGCAACGGCGTCGGGAGCGTCGCCAacggcgccgcactcgATCCActttccgcgcgctgtacaGGCTTAAAGTCTCGACAGAGCACGATTTCGTGCAGCCACTTTTGTTTGCATTCGGCGGACGGAAGCCGAATGAGTAActcggtgcggcgcatgatGGTGATCCGTATAGTGTTctcatgcggcgcaccatgTGACGTGGCATCGACAAACTTGCCTGCAAGGGGGGGAAACATGAGCCAGACGTTTGGCGGTTGGAGTGGATTTTCAGCGCGGTCAATGTCCTCGCCAATGAGCAACAGATCCGTGAACAAAATTAGACGTGCGTTATTTACAGTCCGGGTATCAATGCCATTCGGAGGCCTGATCTGCATCAATGCACCGTCTGTGAGGCGCACGGAACGGGGAAATGTGAGTGTCGACGGGTTGATGTGAAGCCGACAGGTCTTGGGCTGCAAGGTAAAGATATCCATTGTGTACGAGGAATCGATCCGGCCCTGCAGCTCCGTCACGGACAGTTGGGGGATCAGCGAGGtaagcgccgcacgagtGCTTTCTTTTTCAGCGGACTGCGGCggtcgcgcaggcgcaggcgcaggcggtTGGCGTGCAGTCTCTTGGTCACGGCTGCGATCTTCCGTGCGCTCGTATGCATTTTGTGCAGGATTCTGGTGACTTAGCACCGGTGCAGGAGCCGAAGAGTTTATGCC encodes:
- a CDS encoding uncharacterized protein (EggNog:ENOG503NYZ1; COG:S) translates to MNSAALSNGGGPELGQSTAGIRVTTEADHAKRINLLNELFSTETRYVGELCMIVRRVAGAWSPTNFPPPELDSMFRASEVLYRVNNEFLRSLQEIGPNPTSPKGLGSLLMQWVDKLQTPYTRFCSVRVHGLDALPNIQQNKELFRILSQVTAEIPPTNGGVWTLDALFDLPIARIGFYKKFYARLLRNTEHGRSDHALLQSANEKLDNIFLLAQQRASAPTQPPVYFRALSPPPAPAPALALASASASAPAPILAPPAARVEPAPYKQVQLPPQSSNPIAAPPIGINSSAPAPVLSHQNPAQNAYERTEDRSRDQETARQPPAPAPARPPQSAEKESTRAALTSLIPQLSVTELQGRIDSSYTMDIFTLQPKTCRLHINPSTLTFPRSVRLTDGALMQIRPPNGIDTRTVNNARLILFTDLLLIGEDIDRAENPLQPPNVWLMFPPLAGKFVDATSHGAPHENTIRITIMRRTELLIRLPSAECKQKWLHEIVLCRDFKPVQRAESGSSAAPLATLPTPLPALERASQPNTVPDEPNRTLSLPLPMQSMPSPADMSGGSLTSNAARMPQRLPPLLVPNVTANEQLLGSSLVEQDADLRSPSLPSAHLTRESSLNSIDSFPRMPARSRMDSPEIRVASPLGSPLTASPTASVVPKPLGALDEEVRSMRITNSPLSQKFPIMSEQARRPSEPSIPSNAQQSPVRSMSQPRLNAMVGAKLPSQTLQEGGRQATPDWLHHEPAPASAAQKQRRPAYNLCAQMRCKVFLKQSYAQWKALGNARLRLYHLQHTKENQLVVGSDKKTIISTIVLTNAVERVGKTGLAVELSDNGRLTGVVYMLHMRSEESANGLFHQLIIGSSRTLLGSPTPSS
- a CDS encoding uncharacterized protein (EggNog:ENOG503P9AB); this translates as MGEAPQRTPALSPTTVANALHRRTFCPKTQPGDAVFALDDEPRFQAQTAPTARVAAKSPKHYGKSSTTKTLDKLEHWLGLKEAGPSTQRPAYVHAPQNHAHKQTAQVGSVAHAVQQHAPLHTHGVSVLVHPVAPFDTLEGIALRYGADVSIVRRSNRLWPGDAPQMREQLYIPVESCRWKPPNADIRVVQRRADGSLHPLQEETVAVVPRRHRSTPSEEMARRVNLLALPSGPEHEQQKVKGAPVECTSVDPDMLSFFGRCAPTYLDDPGESGLDDLLRLQQRRRVEGKSPKPAGKLKARATRPADTPNDEDTWRPNVWKFGANGFADTQRSAESGEAGSAAKRAPIISRPAVRNRAAHDQTETRSQDAPLIDLQDTPSISHPLEDIIRGALPNSGAAVNWMRPIHWGETLPEKPNAPKQDTSSAMLDFFSEMANAGEKMGSSLVQAVQDLRHISLGDTRRAQAARHTELPM
- a CDS encoding uncharacterized protein (EggNog:ENOG503P2Q3; COG:S), which produces MTRDADDGARARVPKKPRVTPVSLQARTLDRLFQDPSKPVQVPEAHMERSVRAPREIMKNVSGSTAGASSGDFHVYKQMREREFDRIQIMEENAEREKEQADYVAQQQKYAQADERKTCKNRARREKKKLAAQRGKLAQKQEHGEDRNVPDQ
- the PDH1 gene encoding 2-methylcitrate dehydratase (EggNog:ENOG503NWTN; COG:S); amino-acid sequence: MAAAAGVGKGEDNARPPVDKVIQDIANYVHDYDQITETAYDTARLVLLDSLGCGVEALRFPAAANFCGPVVEGTTVPHGSRVIGTDYVLDPVRAALNNGALIRWLDFNDTWLAAEWGHPSDNLGSIISVADWISRTNEANGSKPLTVRDVLTASVKAHEIQGVIAVQNSFNRVGLDHVVLVKVASTAVVSKMIGLNREQTMDAISQAFVDGQSLRTYRHAPNAGSRKSWAAGDACSRAVNLALLVQRGEQGYNSVLTAPTWGFYDVLFKGKPFEFDRDYGCYVMENVLFKLAPAEFHAQTAVEAAKELYKQLQSRGKTSDDIKTVKIRTQEAAVRIISKQGKLNNYADRDHCIQYMVAVPLIKGSLESGDYTDEFASDPRIDALRQKTVVEEEPRYSKEYLEADKRSIGNAVSLELNDGTVIEEVAIDYPVGHARRRKEATPLIGQKLQKHLDGIYNAEEQDTILALLTDHERLSNMPVHKFMDLWVK